One genomic window of Ziziphus jujuba cultivar Dongzao chromosome 4, ASM3175591v1 includes the following:
- the LOC107416548 gene encoding small ribosomal subunit protein cS23 has protein sequence MAIHQFQAANWNASFRPSTSLPQAHFQNLKPIIHSSSSVFVKPRTSSIFTARSGSEFKLRHPSRKFQLSVSAAAESVVAEEYPVDDVTSGTPSENKEKLGVVVKPLKKPRLVLKFIWMEKNIGIGLDQLIPGHGTIPLSPYYFWPRKDAWEELKVLLESKPWISQKEMIILLNQATDIINLWQQSGGNLT, from the exons ATGGCAATTCATCAGTTTCAAGCTGCGAATTGGAATGCGTCTTTCAGGCCTTCAACATCGCTTCCCCAAGCTCACTTTCAAAATCTCAAGCCTATCATTCACTCCTCCTCTTCGGTATTTGTGAAGCCAAGGACATCTTCCATTTTCACTGCTCGCTCAGGCTCTGAGTTCAAACTCCGCCACCCCTCCAGAAAGTTCCAACTCTCTGTTTCAGCCGCCGCCGAATCTGTAGTGGCTGAAGAGTACCCCGTCGATGATGTTACCTCCGGAACCCCTTCAGAAAATAAAGAG AAGCTTGGAGTGGTTGTGAAGCCATTAAAGAAACCAAGGCTTGTATTGAAATTCATTTGGATGGAGAAGAATATCGGCATTGGACTTGACCAACTGATACCTGGTCATGGCACAATCCCTCTAAGTCCCTACTACTTCTGGCCCAGGAAAGATGCTTGGGAGGAGCTCAAGGTGCTCCTTGAAAGCAAGCCCTGGATATCTCAAAAGGAGATGATTATTCTTCTCAATCAGGCTACTGACATCATCAACTTGTGGCAGCAAAGTGGGGGCAATTTGACATAA